The segment CTGCTGTATCTGAGGAAAAAGCTCCTCCGTGATGCTAAAGTCCGCAGCCTGCGAAGTACGCAGATGATGCTGCAGCGTGCCTCCTCCGATGATATACTCCTTAGGGTCAAAGCCCAGCTGCCGACTGGTGTAGGCGGCCAGGATATTCTTGATGTTAAGATTGAACTCCGCCCACTCGGCTACGAATCTATTCTTCTGATGCATCAAATAGTCGTAGTACATCGCCATGAGCTTATCCTGCTCTAGGCGTAGCTGCCAGATCGTGTAGGGCTCCTCTGCTTGCTGTAGCTCCTCGCGCATCTCAGCTCGCTCCTCCTCTAGCTCCTCCTCCAGCTCGGGGTCGGGGAGGCGCATCTCGATGTACTCCTTGATGAAGTCGGGTAGATGCTTCGTGCGGGGGCGCTTCGTGCGCTGCTGTACAGCTATGATATAGTCAGCGAGCTCCTTAGCATCGATCGTCTCTAGTGGCTCCTTAGGCTCTAGCTCGATCTCTGAGGGGTCATCCTCCCAGTGGATCGAGTCGTCCGAGAGCCACGCATTGATCGTCTCCAAGATCTGCGGTAGTTCCTGCTCCATGAGGAGTAGGTCTAGGAGCTGTCTGTCACGCTTGGTGAGCTCCTGTCGTAGCTCCGCCTGCAGCGCATCCGTCTGTATCGGTAGCTTGCGGTCGTCTACACCAATGTTTGGCAGACCTGCGATGGTAGCGTAGTACTTTGCCATAATGTTGTCGTTATAGCACAGCAAGTGGTGTGCAGAGAGGCTCTGTAGGCACCCTTAACTATACTTTATATATAGCTTGCTTAGAAAAGCTCCTCCACGAGACGAGGACGTAGGAAGCTCTTGAAGAAGTTGACAAACTCCTCCTCACCGAAGTTGACCTTGTACGAGCCATCAGCAGGTGCTACAGAAAAGCCAGCTCCCTGAGCCGCTCCCGTACGGATCGTCACCTGACCGCTATCGAGTAGTGCTTTAGCATTGCCGAGCATATACTTCTCTAGAGCCTCGGCATTGGCTGTCTCGATGACCATCGGCTCACCGACAGTCCACTGCTGTACGATAGCGAGCATCAACTTCTGCATAAAGTCGGCATCAGTCGTCATCGCCTTGACATTGTCACGTACGATGCGATCCGTCAGACTGTCTGCGATGGTACTCTGCGTAGAGCTAACCACCTGCTCAGCGTAGAGCTTTAGTTCAGACTGGGTGTTTTTAGTTAGATCCGCTGCTTGACGCTGGGCATCATTCACGATGCGCTGTGCCTCGGCCTGTGCGGTAGCGAGCATCTCGTCGCTCTGCTGCTTAGCCTTGGCTAAGATCTGAGCAGCCTCTTGATTTCCCTTTTCTACCCCTTCATGGTAGATCTTATCGGTGAGTTCCTTAATCTTGGAGTCCATCTATATGTAGTCTATGTTTTTTGCTTGCCTTGTAGAATACACCAGCAGCGAGTCTCTGCACAGGCGTCTACGCTTACGAGGACAAAGGTAATAATTTGATTTAAGAGTCACAACGATTTGACCCTCTAAATTGGGGTTGCACATTCCAGTGTCAAGTGCAATACGGTTATAAATGTAGGTGAGAAGACTTCGTAGGGAGTTTTATAGCCTTGTTTTTTACGTGGTCTATTGTTTTGTTGATTCTGAATATATCTGATTTCATCGTCAGAGATCTCGTCAAAGGATTTTCCCTTTGGTGATGTATTGCCGCATCAATCCATTCATATTTTCGATGAGAGGTTTGTCAGAAGAGCTGTAAGGTTTAGCAAAGAGTGCAGGGATATCTAGCGCCCGCTCTATAGACTTGAAGTAGGTGAACTCAGTCCCGTTATCAGTGGTGATGGAGCATATCTGCGCTTTACGAAGGCAAGCCTGCGATTGACCACCCTGACCAACTGTTTAGACCTAAAAGTCAAAAAGGATGCATCCCCTCAAAAGCAGGGATACATCCTTTTCTGTCTATTCTGATGGAAGAAGCCCTTTAGGGGCTTATGCTTCGTTCTTTACTTTACCACTACCTTATGGAGTGTGGTACCTTGGGCGTGACTCACTACTACCACATAGCTGCCACGGGGTAGCTGTGCGGGTAGGCTCTCCGCTACACATTGTCCCTCGAGGCTATAAACCACTACTCTCTCGTGATCTCCTTCGATTTGCAGCAGTCCCGAGGCATCTTGATAGAGCCTTGTAGAGCTCTCTTTGACTTGTGGAGCTGTTGCCCCAGAGAAGGAGCCACCAAAGGGTATAGTTTTGCTACTGTAGACATGGCAGCTAATCTTATTGACGTAGGTTGCATTGCGATGCAGGAAGAGTACCACCTTCAGATTCTCTTTCTTCCACGAGGGATCAAGGGCAATTTCTGGAGATTTATAATCGAAGGTCCCGTCAGCCTCGGGCATAATCTTAGTACCGATATTGCTCGTGTAGTAAGCTCTCACCATATGCTGGTGCAGATACTCTTCCCCTGTGCCTATACCTTTTTGGTCTTCTGCCTTCACGTTGTCTTCGGTCACGACAGCTGTAAGGTAGAGGTCGTCTGGGTCGGCGTCATAGAGAAGTTTCCCCTTTACCTCTAGAGTGGTCTTACCTTCAGGTAGGTCGTGGCATACGATATCTGAGATGAGCGCTCTCTCCTTCTCTTGAAGGAAGGGCTCCAGTAAATCGGCATCAGCCTTTTGATCTTTGCCAAAAAGCCGGTCCTTCGACACAAAGGCAAAGGCTCTACGCTCCGAAAGATAGGGAGCCCTATTGATGGAGAAATAGGGGAGCTGCGAAGGTGTGGGATACGGGACTTGCCCTAGGAGCGTAGCAAGCTCCTCGTTGCAAGCTTCTTTGGCAAAGGCGACCTCTTCACCACCCACGGGATATGCCACGCAAGAGACTTCGTAGCCCTTCGCCACTAGATCCTCTGCCATTTGATTGATCATAGCATTGTACCTCGGTGCATCGGGAGCACTCTCGGAGGTGTAGTACTCTACAAGTACCGACTTGCGCTCCACACTGCCCTTTTCAGTAGGATTGAAGGCATCAAATACCCACTTTATCATTCCTTTTTCGATTACCGACTGGTCGTTGATACTCAGCAATTCGACCGACCCCTTGGAGGTACCTTCTGGATAAGGAGGATGCGTCCAGGCAACCTCGCAAATCCCTTTTACAGGTACAGGGATCTCAAAGGGGGGATACTGCTTCTCGCGCATCCCGTAGTTAGCATGATGGTACTTCTCGAGGAAAGTCATACTTGTTATCTCCTTAAAGCCGATATTGCGAACTAAGATATCGTAGCGGAAATATTCTTTGCTAGTAAGGAGACTATAACGTGGCTGCTTAAGAGGATAAACTACATAATCGTAGTGCCCCTGGGGGTCGTCCACAAGTGCGTAAATGAGCGCCGAGCCCAACTCGAGAGGCTCCGTATCCTGCACCTGGCTGAAACTGTAGCTCTTCCCTTTCTCGTAATAGGCGGGGGATACGGCTACTAGATTGGCTTCTGGAAGACTATTCTCATTATCGCCATCGTATAATACAGGCGAGGATTTGCTCTCCTTCACGCTAGTGGCGGGGCAAGAGTATCCGACCAGCACAAGATCCTTTGCAGAGACCTTTTGCGGCTCATCCAGTAACACTTGATTGTATCCCTCTTGGAGAGTAACAGGCTGGCTCACCAGGATCTCTTGACTCAGGCCATTCGTATCGTCTTGCCTCACACGTGCTACGACCACGCGGGCGTCCGCAACCGCTTCGTCTACGACGCACTCGATCCCTTTGATCGTTATATCGTCAAAGAGTGGAAGCATAATATAAGGTGTAACTATGCCCTCAACGCCCTCTTCAAACTCCAGTGCTTGGTGAGTGAGAGACGGCTCGATAGAAGCATAGCCAAAACCTTTGACGAGGGGCACAAGGTTTACCGACGTCTCGCAAGCTACCCCTCTACCGAAAACATGCGGAGTCGTGCGAAGATCGAATAATTGCTTGATAGAGTGTGAGGAGGGCCATAGCCCTTGAGAAGGGTAGCCTGTCATAGCTTCCCCCTGAGCAAGAAGCACCAAGGGGGTAAATAAGAGAAGGCTAGCTATGCTCCTCCAAAGGTTGCTCATAGTTCTCATATCGTAAGTTCCAATTAGTTCCTTTCCTTATGGTGGGGATAGCGAGCTTGGCAACATAGGTAGAGTCTGCTACGCGATAGACCAATAGGCAAAAAAGCTACAGTCTCCTGGGCGAGTACTCTAGAGTACCATATGCGTCAAGCTCGCTAGTCTCTCTTTATCGTTTGAAGAGAGGTAAGGATTCTCTCAGACCATTGTGTTCTATTACTAGCAAGTAGTCTCCTTGCGAGAGGCTACGAAGGTCTACTATAGTGCCACTCCCAGTCAGTTGCAGTTCGCCCGTGATGGAGTATAGAGTCCATACAGCGGCATCACTTGTGCGAATGTAGACGAAGTCTGTAGCTGGATTAGGATAGATTACAACGGATGGATTACTTGCGAGTACCTTGTCGATAGCGGTTGTATCTCCTTCGTACTCTACAGTATTGTTGACGCTTCCTCTAAAGTCGTAGCAAGTCCAGTTTTTGTTTTTTGCTATGGTCACGTCGCTCACGAGGCATATGTTCTCTTCGTTATTCGCCTTAGTGTCGACGATGGTTATCTTTCCCATAGCGTTGGCTTCTCTTTGTGGGAGCGACTGCATCGTAGCGGTCATCTTTTCCCCTTTGATCGCATTGGTATGGCACACCACGGTCATAAGGAGAGGAGTCGCGGTGAAGTCTAGCTCTTGGAGCTGATTGTCTGCCACATTGAGGGTCTTGAGCTTTGAGTTATGAGCCAGGTCGAGCGAAGTGAGTCGATTGGCGTAGGCCATCAGTTCGCTGAGCTCGGGAAAAGCAGAGAGGTCAAGTGTGGAGAGCCTATTGCGGTGACACCAGAGACTGCTAAGTGCTGGACAGTCACCGAGCTGCAGCGATACGAGACCATTCTCGGAGCAGTCGAGAGTGGAGAGTTCTTTTTGATCGCTTAGTTCGAGCCTTTCCAGTTGGTTCTTCCCAATATATAGCTCCTCTATGGCAGGGCAGTTTTGGATAGTAAATTGGGCAAGTTTATTGGTGTGCAGCTCCACTTAGTTGAGGTTGGGGAGGTTCTTGAGGTGTGCTGCTGTCAGCTGCTGTCCGTTGCAGTCTAGCTCGGTGATATCTCCAGAGATAGAGATGGACTGCGACGTGATCGTGTAGAGGTAGCGTCCCTCTTCGTAGTCGCCTTGCTGATAGGCCTCTTTGACACCATTGAGTACGACTCCCTTGCTGTCTCCCAAGTTGAGGGCAATTTGTGCGCCAATCGGGAGCTCGGTCTTCAGTACGATGTTGATCTCTTCATTCTGAATATCGCTTTTGTGTAGCACCACCTCGTTGGACTTGAGAGGAATGGTGGCGGAGCCAGTAAGCTCTTCGAGGGAGAAGAAAGCGGGCTCGAAGGTGGCTTGCAGGGTAATGCTATCTTTGTCGGCGAAGAGTGATTTCTTGAACTTAAATATCCCCTCTTCCGAGGTGTAGTGATCATCCGCTATCACTTCTCCACTATTAGCATCTTTCCATATAATGGTGGGGTGGTGTGGCTGACCGCTGAAGTCGTACTCTGTCGCCATCTGCGAGAGGTCTATGCGTGTGCCGACAATGTTTTCCTCGGGGATAGAGTAGCCCGCTGGGGCATAGGTAAAGTTGTACTCTCCGTATTCGACGTTGGGGTTCTTGGGCGGAAGGCTGCTAAGCGGGAGCTGGTGCCCCGAGATATTGAGTCTCTTGAGCCCTTCGTTGTTGAGAGTGATCTCTCTTAGCCCAATGCCATTTTGTATACCTCCGTTTTGCCACCGGAAGAAGTTGATCTTCGTAAGACCAGTAAGGTTGATTTCCTTGATCTCTTTCTGGTCGGTTACCCACACATACTCCAGGTCGGGGTAGCGTGAGAGGTCGAGATCGGTATTGGCAAGAGTAGCGTAGGCTGGGCTATCTTTCTTCCAGTTCGACTGGATCATGATGTGCTTGAGCTGAGGGTGGTACCCTATCTTGAGCCGTGGGGCATCCTGAATGCTGATGTACTGGAGTTTGGGGCAGAGAGAGAGGTCTACCACACCATCTGTGGAGTGTGCTAGTGTGCCACCCTTGTACGACATATAGTAGAAGCTGAGAAGGTCGGGAGCATCTACCTTGCCTACACCGATGATGGAGCCAGACTCTTTGAAGCTGTTTTTGAAGCGCTCGATGCCTTCTGCTTCGAAGGAGACGACGCTATTCTTAGCAAGTGGCGTGGCATAGGTGTGGTTGATGGTTTGGGTAGCATCGGCGTCGACTTCAATAGTCTCGCTAGTGCCATCACCCCAGTCGATGGCAACGGATGCTTTACCACCCAGCTCGAAGGAGACCTCTGTGGCCCCCTCTTTGACAATGATTTCAAAGGGATGGGTGATGCTTTGGGCATGGAGGGAAAGGATCCCAGCGATGCATGCTAGAAGAAGGGTAATTATCTTTTTCATAAGCGTATAACTAGTAAGTTTTGAATGGGGGCTTAGATTGGAAGGTGCTAATGCACATCTTCGACCTAGGTGAGACAAATATAATGCTTTTTCTAGACATAGGATCATCGGTACAGTGATTTTTCAGGGCTGACGCATTATATACAATGAACTCATCGACCTCTCTACTCCTCGCTTGTCGCTCATGTGCAGCTCCTGATAGAGCGATTATGATGCATCAGCCCTAGCAGGATAAATTCAACGCTGGTTCGCTACAATAATTTAGAGCTGGCTACATATCAAAACGACACTATGTCGGGGAAAAGTGATCTCCACGTGGATATTTCGAAATCTCCACGTGGATATTTTTTCTTTTCCACGTGGGAAAGAAAAAATTCCTCGGAGGAATCAAATGAAACTTCGGAGGAAATGAATGACGCCCACGTAGAAAATAAAGAATCTCCACGTGGAGATTGTCCTCTTCCTGAAAAAAGTACACAGTTGGGAAGGTGTTACTGAGATGATACACGGGTTGTTTTTGTTAATCCTGTGAGCGTTCTCATCTGTTAGTTTTGCTCCTGCTAGGGTACACGACTTGTCGTCGTCTTTACTGCGGAGGTACACAAAGATAGGTCTTTGTTGGGAGTTAAGCGGCATGAGCTCGGAGATTTGAGGCTCAGAGCTTTGGGAGAATTGTTCTTAGCTATCTGGTTCTTAGAGGGTTGGGTGGTTAGAGGGTTGGGGTAATTTGGTATGAGCATCTGCATCGGAGTCTTCTTGTTGATGGCTCGATGAGGTCGCGCTGTGTTATAGAGAGCAATCGTTTGAGAGAGGATCTCTCGAACTTGATCTATGGGCTTATCCTCGAAGTTGTAAAGCCAGTCGTTCTTGATGATCCCGTTAAGTCGCTCAGCCATAGCGTTGTGAAGGGGGTTTCCGGTCTGGGTGACGCTGGTTACGATGCCTAGGCTGGCCTCGTAGTCCGTCATCTGCTTGGAGACATATTGACAGCCTCGGTCGCTATGGAAGATGAGCCCTTTGAGGTCAAAGCCATGCTTCTGATAGAAGTCAACGGTCTGTCTTAGTGCGTTGTAGGGACCCTCTGTGGAGAGCGTGGGCTGCAGGTCAAAGCCGGTGATGATGCGGCTATAAGCGTCCATCGTCAGGGAGAGATATGCGAAGCCCCCTAAACATTTGACGTAGGTTATGTCTGAGACGGTGAGCCGGCAATGGTCGGTGGCTATGTACTTAGGGGTGGTGTTCAGGTGGTCTTGGAAGCCGTGATTGACCACTCCCTTGGTCGTCTGGGGTGGACGCTTGCGCTTGCGACTTCTTAGTAGCATATCGTTGGCTCCTAACACTTTGTAGAGCCAGTCTCGACCTACTTGGAAGGTCCCTTTGAAGTATTCGTTGGCACACTGCTGGATGGTGTCTACGCCTGCTTTGGGGAGCTGACCGCGCACATACTGGCAATAGTGTAGGACGGAAGCTACTTTGACATCTTCGTCTTGCTCGGTGAAGGTGTGCTTGTAGTAGCCTTTGCGGCTGACTTCTAACAGCTGACAAAGGTAGGTTATGGAGAGCTTTTGATCTCTCTCTTTGGCGGACTCAAGCTGTCTCACGGCTGCAAATCGGTCTTTTTTTTTAGATCAATGTGGTAGCGATTCAAGACCACTTCGAGTAGTGTCTTGTTGACTAATGCCTTGCTCTCAGCCTGGAAGAGGGCTGCTTTGAGACGAGCGTTTTCACGCTTGAGTTCTGCGTACTCTGGATCTACGTCTTTGTTCTTGTTTGTCTTGCTCATAGTGCTACTGGTGCTTTGGTTGGGTAACTCTACATCAAAGGTACGCAACCAATTTCGAATGGTGCGTGTGGTAATGCCGTAGCGCTGGCTGGTGGTGGCAATGCTGTCACCGGTGGCTAGGAGGTCGTCAATGACTCTCCACTTGAAATCTAGGGGATATCCCTTTCGTCC is part of the Porphyromonas asaccharolytica DSM 20707 genome and harbors:
- a CDS encoding DUF2764 family protein: MAKYYATIAGLPNIGVDDRKLPIQTDALQAELRQELTKRDRQLLDLLLMEQELPQILETINAWLSDDSIHWEDDPSEIELEPKEPLETIDAKELADYIIAVQQRTKRPRTKHLPDFIKEYIEMRLPDPELEEELEEERAEMREELQQAEEPYTIWQLRLEQDKLMAMYYDYLMHQKNRFVAEWAEFNLNIKNILAAYTSRQLGFDPKEYIIGGGTLQHHLRTSQAADFSITEELFPQIQQLVNISREEDIARREQLIDRLRWDWLEEQTFFKPFDIEYLLAYYLELEILERWVSLNEETGEQVFRQIVSQLKHESTTSLEEFKRKQKK
- a CDS encoding Omp28-related outer membrane protein codes for the protein MLPLFDDITIKGIECVVDEAVADARVVVARVRQDDTNGLSQEILVSQPVTLQEGYNQVLLDEPQKVSAKDLVLVGYSCPATSVKESKSSPVLYDGDNENSLPEANLVAVSPAYYEKGKSYSFSQVQDTEPLELGSALIYALVDDPQGHYDYVVYPLKQPRYSLLTSKEYFRYDILVRNIGFKEITSMTFLEKYHHANYGMREKQYPPFEIPVPVKGICEVAWTHPPYPEGTSKGSVELLSINDQSVIEKGMIKWVFDAFNPTEKGSVERKSVLVEYYTSESAPDAPRYNAMINQMAEDLVAKGYEVSCVAYPVGGEEVAFAKEACNEELATLLGQVPYPTPSQLPYFSINRAPYLSERRAFAFVSKDRLFGKDQKADADLLEPFLQEKERALISDIVCHDLPEGKTTLEVKGKLLYDADPDDLYLTAVVTEDNVKAEDQKGIGTGEEYLHQHMVRAYYTSNIGTKIMPEADGTFDYKSPEIALDPSWKKENLKVVLFLHRNATYVNKISCHVYSSKTIPFGGSFSGATAPQVKESSTRLYQDASGLLQIEGDHERVVVYSLEGQCVAESLPAQLPRGSYVVVVSHAQGTTLHKVVVK
- a CDS encoding T9SS type A sorting domain-containing protein — translated: MELHTNKLAQFTIQNCPAIEELYIGKNQLERLELSDQKELSTLDCSENGLVSLQLGDCPALSSLWCHRNRLSTLDLSAFPELSELMAYANRLTSLDLAHNSKLKTLNVADNQLQELDFTATPLLMTVVCHTNAIKGEKMTATMQSLPQREANAMGKITIVDTKANNEENICLVSDVTIAKNKNWTCYDFRGSVNNTVEYEGDTTAIDKVLASNPSVVIYPNPATDFVYIRTSDAAVWTLYSITGELQLTGSGTIVDLRSLSQGDYLLVIEHNGLRESLPLFKR
- a CDS encoding IS3 family transposase, whose translation is MRQLESAKERDQKLSITYLCQLLEVSRKGYYKHTFTEQDEDVKVASVLHYCQYVRGQLPKAGVDTIQQCANEYFKGTFQVGRDWLYKVLGANDMLLRSRKRKRPPQTTKGVVNHGFQDHLNTTPKYIATDHCRLTVSDITYVKCLGGFAYLSLTMDAYSRIITGFDLQPTLSTEGPYNALRQTVDFYQKHGFDLKGLIFHSDRGCQYVSKQMTDYEASLGIVTSVTQTGNPLHNAMAERLNGIIKNDWLYNFEDKPIDQVREILSQTIALYNTARPHRAINKKTPMQMLIPNYPNPLTTQPSKNQIAKNNSPKALSLKSPSSCRLTPNKDLSLCTSAVKTTTSRVP
- a CDS encoding helix-turn-helix domain-containing protein, coding for MKQEKSKLGRKGYPLDFKWRVIDDLLATGDSIATTSQRYGITTRTIRNWLRTFDVELPNQSTSSTMSKTNKNKDVDPEYAELKRENARLKAALFQAESKALVNKTLLEVVLNRYHIDLKKKTDLQP